The genomic interval AAATGCAGACATGATATTTAAACAGAGAACCATCGatctcatcattgtcacTATTGACTACTACTAAAGTAGATTTACTAGTGATACGCTTTATTCTCCTACGTTATAAAATATGAGATTGCTTGGCGCGATATCTTCTTATCATTCTTGGAAATTTGTAACGTAAATGGTAAGCGAGCGGGGCACCACCCCGATGAGAAAGTTCATCTTGTCATGGAAATGAGGGCCTGACTTGGGGGCGGGTGTCTGCAAAAGTTATATGAGATGTTTCCTACGATATACATTATGACTATATCAAGAAAATCTGCAGATACCTTTTCCGCTGCTCACTGTTCGCCGCTCAGTACACACAATCGCGCGTATCACCGAAGTAAACCACCAAAATCGATGGCCATTCGGAGCCTTTTGACAGGAATTATTTCGCGCAGATATCCACTTTATATGGAATTCTAGCACATGAAAAATGCCTTAAAATTTGTATGGTTTCGGGAAGGGGGAGCGTCTAAATCCTATTCCCCGACAGCAATGGCCTGAAAGCGGCGATTCCATTTATAACAAGTCCAGGCCTTATCAAACCGCAGCAATGCCACTTTGCACCCATCTGGACGTGATATCCTCAACCATATATCAACTGGATTCTGTGTGGATGCGTGACATcttcaaaaagaaaatacaTTCCTGATGCGGAGAACTCGTTACAATGCTGATACCAACGTCGAACTTGCCATACCACATATTCCAATTATCTGCACTTGGAGACTTAGATGCGAGCCTGAACTGGAGATAATAATCTCAAGCGCTTTTTCAGCCGTTCAGCCCTTACTGCGGTCATTTGGAATACCTCAGGCAGCTGCGTGTCTGCCCAAGAACTTCCACTCATCAACTTGACCAAGCCGGGTGCTGCGGTGAAGATACGTGCCATGCCACTGATAAATTATAGAGATATAGTATTAGCAAAGCTCAAACGACAAGTTCTCTGCTGTGTAGGAGGCATGTATGAACTCACTGTCCGTGGTGCCCCGCACAAATCCACTGGCCCGGAAGTCCAGGTAACTGCCCGACGAAAGGCACTCCGTCTTCGCTCTGATCTAATATCAGCCCACATTTGGGTATTTTCACATCAAGCGTAGCACTTACCAGTCCAAGAATGCCACTCCAGGCATGTTTGTAAGCCTCTTCTTGCTTCATCGCATCAGTTGACCACCCTTTCAATTCTCCTGTTGCAAATTCGTGGACAGCCTTGGTGACCGAGTCAAATCCAGTCAAACCATCGTCAATGTACTGATGCGGGTTTTTCTCTAGCCACTTTATAAGATCATCTTGACCTTTGTTGCTGCCGCCGAAAAGAACCGCGCCGTCTCCATTAAGACGAGGATTGACAGTAATCAGGTCGTCCTGGCCAAGTAGAACACCATAAGAGCCCTTAAAGCCTGAAAACTCTTTACCAGTCTTGGGTGGCATAACTTTGTTGCACATGTGAGGGCATGGGGTGATCAGACCACGCAGAGACGGTTCGAGCGCAGAAATATAAGCATTAGATGCATGGACAACTTCTGAGCACTCAATATCGCCACGTTCGGTTTCAACGATCCATTTGTCTTGACTTCTCTTAGAGCAGATGACATTGGTGACTGTAGTGTTTGTTTGGAGGTTCACGCCTCTCTTGATATTGCCTCGCATAACATGCGCCGCAAGTTTCCATGGGTGTAGCGTTGAAACAGGCCATTCATAACATGCTTGTGCGCCTTTTATTTGTGATATCTGATATGCTGTCAATTATGTCAATCAAAAATAGGTATTGTTTTTACGAACCTCTGCTGCCTTTTTCGGCTCGAGTGTAACCTTAATACGGTCAACTTTACCGCCCGCTTCCTTGTACCGCTCAAaggtcttctttgccttttccGCGGCCTCTGGAGTAATTGGAACATCCATGGTGTTACCACTCCAATGTTCGCAGTCGACCTTGTTTTCCGTTATGTAATGTACCATTTCAGACCATGTCTGTTGCTCGTTTTGTAAAATCTGTAAATTTACGTTAGCGTAGATGGAAACATAGGCAAGTAACTTTATACCTTCAAGGCCTGCTGAGTGCCAAATTGTTTTTCATAGTCTATAAATCCTCGCCACTGGTCAGGCTTGCAATGGCCAGCATTTCGACCAGTAGCGCCGGAGCAGAATTGACGGGCCTCAACAACTACCACTTCCTTCTCAGGCCAGGTTTCCACAACATGTTTGGCGATCAATGTCCCAGACATCTATCTTCAGTCCTTAGCAACCCATCAGACAATTCCTGCGACATCAGAAGATACTCACGCCGGACCCGATGATCACGATATCTGCAGACGAAGGCAACCCTGTTGTTGTTCgatgatccagaagaggaTCGCCCTGCACCGATTGTAGCCAGTGAGAAACGGAATAGTTGGCTCTTTTCGGAAAGCCAAAATTTTTGAATGCATCCTGTCCCATTCTGTCGGTTATCGGGTTCAAAAATGAAAGAGTACACCAATGTGGATCCGATAGGTAAAACTTTTGGGGGCTACGGAATACATTTATAGGTGACTCGGAACTGCCGTACGACcggcccccccccccccccccccccttccctcgTCTCGTCATGGAACATATCGCCTTTAGCGCTTTGGCATCCTGAGTCAAGCAACGGACAaacctccttctccttgtccgGATAAGCGTCTTGTCAGGAAAATGACATCTTACTACGTACAGACAGGTCGAACAGATGTGGTAGTCCCTCAGCGCACTTCGCTTTATTCGTCGCACTCGTTCTTCTTAACTACGACTGCCGGGACTTTCCACCAATTAGAAAAAGATGGTTTATCTTTTCCGCTCCACAGCCATCTTAGCTCGCATGTTGAACCCTCCACCCCTTCTCCAGCGGGGTAAATCGGGACTTCCCACCAATTACAGTTATTTGTACTGCTCCACCTATGTACTCTGGTAATGGTTGTACGTGATAAAACCTCGACAAATATTAATGCAAATTCTGTCTTCTACAGAAAGATATGCTCTCTGGCCTATATGACTCGTGGCCACTACCTGCAAGCCGGCTTCTTATAGTATCAGAATGCCCAGCTTTTGATTCCGGCAAACATACATCTACCTTCCAGACTCTAGAACTCATCTAGTCTGCCCTCAGCTGTTATCCTCATTTCACTATGTCTTTGAACCTTCCGAATAGTAGTACTGGCAGCAATAGCATGTGGCCTCCTGGTACATTATGCCTTGCGGATGTAACTGCGTCCGATCGAAAAGCTATCATTTTGCAACCACGACCCTCAGATGATCCTAATGATCCCCTCAACTGGACCTCGTGGCGCAAATATTTGAACATGGGATTAGTCTGTTTTTATGTTGCTATGGTTGCCGAGTTTATTAACGCCAGTACGCCAACATGGGGTCCCATGGAGACAGAACTCGGTTTCACCGGCGAGATATTGAATGACAGTTATGCTGCTGGCTGTGCTGCTTTAGCAGTCGGCTCCGTCATCCTGATACCCTTTGCTCTCAAGTTTGGCCGTCGACCATTGTATCTATTCAGCACAGTGGTTCAGTTTGCTGTCTCCATTTGGTCCGCTAAGATGCAAACTGTGGGAGACCTAATGGCAGTCAATGTTATACAATGTTTCTTCGGAAGTCTTGCGGAGGCTATTGTTCAAATGACCATTGCGGATCTTTTTTTCGTGCACCAACGAGGAAGAATGAATGCCCTCTATGTCTGGTCGTGGCTTCTCTCCAGTTACATGGGTATTCTGGTCGCCGGTTTTGTTGCCAGTGGCCTCGGTTGGAGATGGATATGGTGGTTGAATGCTATCATCTTTGGTGTGGCCTTTTTTGTTGTCGGCTTCGGATACGAAGAGACAAAGTTTTGCCCGCCGCTTTCCCTCACGACTACAGATGTGCCACTAAATGGCACGAACGAAAATCAGTCGATTGTCTGCAACCCTCAAGACCAAGACACCAAGAAAGACGAATCGGAGAAGGTTGAGGGCAAGTCGTCCGCCGAAATGAGGCGATTGTATGCGGAACAAGGAGCCACAGATCTATTCCCAATTGAAACGGCAAATAAAACTCCGTCTGACAACATCACTGCTCTCACGATCAACTCCAATATCCCCATGAAGACATATTGGCAAAGAATCGCCTTAACAACCACTACTGCGTCACCTGGTGCCGCGAATGATTCCTTCTATCGACATATGTATCAACCTCTCATTATTTTAATGACAATTCCCGCCATCACTTGGACGGCACTTGTTTATGGCATCTTGGTGGCACTAGGAGATGTCATGTCAACAACCATGTCGGCTTACCTACCAGGTCCTCCCTATAACTTCTCTCCTTATGAAGTTGGCCTCATGAGCCTACCGAGAATGATCGGCGTCACTATCGGTGCCCTCATTGTCGGCCCACTGAGCGATTGGTGGATTGTATTTCTCTCTCGTCGACGGAACGGAATTTTTGAACCCGAGATGCGTCTATGGTGTATGATTCCCTTCTTGCCATTTGTCGTGGCAGGCGCACTTTTATTTGCTATCGGACTCAGTGACCACCGGCCATGGCCTGTTATTGCGGTCGGGCTGGCATTATATAATATCGGAGTCACCCCCATCAACACTCTCACGATCACCTACCTGACAGACTCATATAAAGATGTAAGTTCATGCTGATCCCACCATGCTTTCAGGGCTTATTCTCACACCAATGCAGATAGTTGGAGACGCACTAGTGGGCGTTACGCTGACGCGCAATACTTTCAGCACTGCGTTCATCTTCGCGCTCACGCCATGGGTCGCGAAGGTCGGTCTCGAAAAT from Penicillium psychrofluorescens genome assembly, chromosome: 5 carries:
- a CDS encoding uncharacterized protein (ID:PFLUO_008279-T1.cds;~source:funannotate); protein product: MSGTLIAKHVVETWPEKEVVVVEARQFCSGATGRNAGHCKPDQWRGFIDYEKQFGTQQALKILQNEQQTWSEMVHYITENKVDCEHWSGNTMDVPITPEAAEKAKKTFERYKEAGGKVDRIKVTLEPKKAAEISQIKGAQACYEWPVSTLHPWKLAAHVMRGNIKRGVNLQTNTTVTNVICSKRSQDKWIVETERGDIECSEVVHASNAYISALEPSLRGLITPCPHMCNKVMPPKTGKEFSGFKGSYGVLLGQDDLITVNPRLNGDGAVLFGGSNKGQDDLIKWLEKNPHQYIDDGLTGFDSVTKAVHEFATGELKGWSTDAMKQEEAYKHAWSGILGLVSATLDVKIPKCGLILDQSEDGVPFVGQLPGLPGQWICAGHHGQ